From Streptomyces asiaticus, one genomic window encodes:
- a CDS encoding SigB/SigF/SigG family RNA polymerase sigma factor yields the protein MTTATQDMTRPQTGPTKHPHDDAPDTSAEFAEMARLPDGPEKEALRRRVVEAWMPMAERLARQYRNRGESLEDLQQVAALGLVKAVKRYDPEHGTAFAGFAVPTIVGEIKRHFRDHLWVLHVPRRVQDLRNRVRAAHRELSHGVDDRPPRAQEIAERTGLTEKEVRAGMEAMGSFTPLSLDAQLTGADDGYSLADTLGAQEPAYDRVVDREAVRPGLSRLPERERQILYLRFFCDMTQSRIAEHLGISQMHVSRLINRTCSTLRAQALAEAN from the coding sequence ATGACGACCGCGACGCAGGACATGACACGGCCCCAGACCGGCCCCACGAAGCACCCGCATGACGACGCGCCGGACACCAGCGCCGAGTTCGCGGAAATGGCCCGGCTCCCCGACGGGCCGGAGAAGGAGGCGCTGCGCCGTCGGGTCGTCGAGGCGTGGATGCCGATGGCCGAACGGCTGGCCCGGCAGTACCGCAACCGCGGCGAATCCCTGGAGGACCTCCAGCAGGTGGCCGCGCTCGGCCTGGTGAAGGCCGTCAAGCGGTACGACCCGGAACACGGCACCGCCTTCGCCGGGTTCGCGGTGCCCACCATCGTCGGTGAGATCAAGCGCCACTTCCGGGACCACCTGTGGGTGCTGCATGTCCCCCGCCGGGTCCAGGACCTGCGCAACCGGGTGCGGGCCGCCCACCGCGAGCTGTCCCACGGGGTGGACGACCGGCCGCCGCGGGCCCAGGAGATCGCCGAGCGCACCGGGCTGACCGAGAAGGAGGTGCGGGCCGGTATGGAGGCCATGGGCAGCTTCACCCCGCTCTCCCTGGACGCCCAGCTGACCGGCGCCGACGACGGCTACTCGCTGGCCGACACGCTCGGCGCCCAGGAGCCCGCGTACGATCGGGTGGTGGACCGCGAGGCGGTGCGCCCCGGTCTCAGCCGGCTCCCGGAGCGGGAGCGGCAGATCCTTTACCTGCGTTTCTTCTGCGATATGACACAGAGCCGGATCGCCGAGCACCTGGGTATCTCCCAGATGCACGTCTCACGGCTCATCAACCGCACCTGCTCCACCCTGCGCGCGCAGGCGCTGGCCGAGGCCAACTGA
- a CDS encoding GntR family transcriptional regulator, which translates to MQRPTGKRLQQTSMQARVAEELRQMIISGELPPRSSLSEMALSETFGVSRTPIREALKQLQIEGLVEVRPRVGTFVAVPSRRELTELFQMKELLEGAAARLLAFRGNVPEVERLEANMKAADASVRDGDAEQYAALVHEFHDLIVVGADNSKLEAHYRTLMNQLAYARLVRTSLSRPGRLDESDDEHHRVLNLIQAKDGDGAERVMREHVRMSHQALMAGMDERRA; encoded by the coding sequence ATGCAACGACCCACAGGGAAGCGGCTTCAGCAGACCAGCATGCAGGCGAGGGTCGCCGAAGAGCTGCGGCAGATGATCATCAGCGGTGAGCTGCCGCCCCGCTCCAGCCTCTCCGAGATGGCGCTGTCCGAGACCTTCGGCGTCAGCCGGACGCCCATCCGCGAGGCCCTCAAACAGCTCCAGATCGAGGGCTTGGTCGAGGTGCGGCCACGGGTCGGCACGTTCGTCGCCGTACCGTCCCGGCGCGAGCTCACCGAGCTGTTCCAGATGAAGGAGCTGCTGGAGGGCGCCGCCGCCCGGCTGCTCGCCTTCCGCGGGAACGTACCGGAAGTGGAGCGGCTCGAGGCCAATATGAAGGCGGCCGACGCGTCCGTCCGGGACGGCGACGCCGAGCAGTACGCGGCGCTGGTCCACGAGTTCCACGATCTGATCGTGGTGGGCGCGGACAACAGCAAGCTGGAGGCGCACTACCGCACCCTGATGAACCAGCTGGCCTATGCCCGGCTGGTGCGCACCTCGCTGTCCCGGCCCGGCCGGCTGGACGAGTCCGACGATGAGCACCACCGTGTCCTCAATCTGATCCAGGCCAAGGACGGCGACGGCGCGGAGCGGGTGATGCGGGAGCATGTGCGGATGAGCCACCAGGCCCTGATGGCGGGCATGGACGAGCGCCGGGCCTGA
- a CDS encoding DUF2267 domain-containing protein, with protein sequence MDDREFFQTVADRTQLSRQEAADVTRATLETLAARLSAGEARDLAQELPGQLRESLRRGPGEMEVFDPEESVRRVHERTGLSEPEADRGVRAVLATLREAVSAEEYGHAMSQLGSEFARMAESVR encoded by the coding sequence ATGGACGACCGGGAGTTCTTCCAGACGGTGGCGGACCGCACCCAGCTGTCACGGCAGGAGGCGGCGGATGTCACCCGCGCCACGCTCGAGACCCTGGCGGCCCGGCTGAGCGCGGGCGAGGCCCGCGACCTCGCCCAGGAGCTGCCCGGACAGCTCCGGGAGTCCCTTCGGCGCGGGCCGGGGGAGATGGAGGTCTTCGACCCGGAGGAGTCGGTCCGCAGGGTGCACGAGCGCACCGGGCTGTCCGAACCGGAGGCCGACCGGGGTGTCCGGGCGGTCCTCGCCACGCTCCGGGAGGCCGTCTCCGCGGAGGAGTACGGCCACGCCATGTCCCAGCTGGGCAGTGAGTTCGCGAGGATGGCGGAGTCCGTGCGCTGA
- a CDS encoding HdeD family acid-resistance protein, whose amino-acid sequence MTYSSDSPQGAGQPREEPYGRPGERPSDAGNPYATMQNMLSNTTWQVLVTAGLVAIALGIMVLAWPGPSLVVIGALFGAYLLISGIFQLAGAFGSHIPRQLRVLSFITGALSVMLGLLCFRGPAQSILLLALWIGFAWLIRGVMMTAMAISGEDMPARGWQVFLGVLTILGGIILIVAPFGSITALTVVAGIWLLALGIIEIMHGIQLRSSLGGPGAPRAEHRGMHFPRFRSQPHPQA is encoded by the coding sequence ATGACTTACTCCTCCGACAGTCCGCAAGGAGCCGGGCAGCCGAGAGAGGAACCCTACGGCCGGCCGGGAGAGCGGCCCTCCGATGCGGGCAACCCCTACGCCACGATGCAGAACATGCTGTCCAACACCACCTGGCAGGTCCTGGTGACCGCGGGTCTGGTGGCGATCGCGCTCGGTATCATGGTGCTGGCGTGGCCGGGGCCCTCCCTGGTGGTGATCGGCGCCCTGTTCGGCGCGTATCTGCTGATCAGCGGGATCTTCCAGCTGGCCGGGGCCTTCGGTTCGCACATCCCGCGGCAGCTGCGCGTGCTGAGCTTCATCACCGGCGCGCTGAGTGTGATGCTGGGACTGCTCTGCTTCCGGGGACCGGCCCAGTCGATTCTGCTGCTCGCACTCTGGATCGGCTTCGCCTGGCTGATCCGGGGCGTGATGATGACCGCCATGGCGATATCCGGTGAGGACATGCCCGCCCGGGGCTGGCAGGTGTTCCTCGGTGTGCTCACCATCCTGGGCGGGATCATCCTGATCGTGGCGCCCTTCGGCTCGATCACGGCGCTCACCGTGGTGGCCGGTATCTGGCTGCTCGCGCTGGGCATCATCGAGATCATGCACGGCATCCAGCTGCGCAGCAGTCTCGGCGGACCCGGCGCCCCGCGCGCCGAGCACCGGGGGATGCACTTCCCCCGCTTCCGCTCGCAGCCACATCCTCAGGCGTAG
- a CDS encoding glycoside hydrolase family 3 N-terminal domain-containing protein, with protein MNDVRRRTVLAAAGGTAVAGKAAAARAQAPPAPSADGSRPGREPGPYETRIQALMARMSVDEKLGQLQQFAWTGATGPGGGQTAAAEKAARRGMLGSVLNIYGARTTNTLQRMAVEESRLGIPLVFGLDVIHGMWTTFPIPLAQAAAFDPAVAEWDAEVSAREARSNGVHWAFSPMMDVSHEPRWGRIAEGDGEDPYLAARLAAAKIRAYQGDDLRSRRHLAACAKHMIAYGGVEGGRDYNTVDVSEARLRNFYLPPFRAALDAGVATVMASFNTVSGVPAHGYRHALTEILKEEWDFGGFVVSDYNGVQEMIVHGYAADRSDAARLAFNAGIDMEMASTTINEYGKRLLRRGEITAERLDDAVARILRLKFRLGLFEHPYVDEDTAITGPTKASRAAARAAAGRTMVLLKNERSTLPLDRSGAIAVVGPFADSTDLRGSWAGPWAERFRPVTVLDAVRDAAPKARISHVEGVDASGRNTRGIARAASAARAADVTVVVVGEAATLSGEASVRSDLGLPGHQERLISAIADTRAPFVVVLLSGRPLTMEGWLDRTPAVLQAWHPGLEGGNAIADVLFGTVNPGGKLPVTFPRTVGQIPVYYNHENTGRPYDRANHYTSKYLDLAHGPQFPFGHGLSYTTFDIGEPRLSVSRIRAEALRKGDTVEVAVAVRNTGRRTGDEVVQLYIRDPVASIVQPVRRLSGFRRVSLGPGKATTVRFRLSAEELGFWTQDPHGRFLLQKGEIRVFAGNSPLAGRGRTLTIT; from the coding sequence ATGAACGATGTGCGCAGACGTACGGTGCTCGCCGCGGCCGGGGGTACGGCCGTCGCGGGCAAGGCCGCGGCCGCCCGTGCCCAGGCCCCGCCCGCCCCCTCCGCCGACGGGTCCCGGCCGGGGCGGGAGCCCGGCCCGTACGAGACCCGGATCCAGGCGCTGATGGCGCGGATGTCCGTCGACGAGAAGCTCGGCCAGCTCCAGCAGTTCGCCTGGACCGGCGCCACCGGGCCAGGTGGCGGGCAGACCGCCGCCGCGGAGAAGGCGGCCCGCAGGGGCATGCTCGGCTCCGTGCTCAACATCTACGGGGCCCGTACCACCAACACACTCCAGCGGATGGCCGTCGAGGAGTCCCGGCTGGGCATTCCGCTGGTCTTCGGGCTCGATGTCATTCATGGCATGTGGACCACCTTCCCCATCCCCCTCGCCCAGGCCGCCGCCTTCGATCCCGCGGTGGCCGAGTGGGACGCGGAGGTGTCGGCGCGGGAGGCCCGCTCCAACGGGGTGCACTGGGCGTTCTCGCCGATGATGGACGTCAGCCATGAACCGCGCTGGGGGCGGATCGCCGAGGGCGACGGCGAGGACCCGTATCTGGCGGCGCGGCTCGCGGCCGCCAAGATCCGCGCCTACCAGGGCGACGACCTGCGCTCCCGGCGCCACCTCGCGGCCTGCGCCAAGCACATGATCGCCTACGGGGGCGTGGAGGGCGGTCGCGACTACAACACGGTGGATGTCTCCGAGGCCCGGCTGCGCAACTTCTACCTCCCCCCGTTCCGGGCGGCCCTGGACGCCGGGGTGGCCACCGTCATGGCGAGCTTCAACACCGTCAGCGGGGTCCCTGCCCACGGCTACCGGCATGCGCTGACCGAGATCCTCAAGGAGGAGTGGGACTTCGGCGGCTTCGTGGTCAGCGACTACAACGGCGTTCAGGAGATGATCGTCCACGGCTATGCCGCCGACCGCTCCGACGCCGCCCGGCTCGCCTTCAACGCCGGGATCGACATGGAGATGGCCAGCACCACCATCAACGAGTACGGCAAGCGGCTGCTGCGCAGGGGTGAGATCACCGCCGAGCGGCTGGACGACGCGGTGGCCCGCATCCTGCGGCTGAAGTTCCGGCTCGGGCTGTTCGAGCACCCCTACGTGGACGAGGACACGGCGATCACCGGGCCCACGAAGGCGTCCCGGGCGGCGGCCCGGGCGGCGGCCGGGCGCACCATGGTGCTGCTCAAGAACGAGAGGTCCACGCTCCCGCTGGACAGGTCGGGCGCCATCGCCGTCGTCGGGCCCTTCGCCGACTCCACGGATCTGCGCGGCTCCTGGGCCGGGCCCTGGGCCGAGAGGTTCCGCCCGGTCACCGTGCTGGACGCGGTCAGGGACGCGGCGCCGAAGGCCCGGATCAGCCATGTCGAGGGCGTGGACGCGTCCGGCCGGAACACCCGGGGCATCGCACGGGCGGCCTCGGCGGCGAGGGCGGCCGATGTGACCGTGGTGGTGGTCGGGGAGGCGGCGACGCTCAGCGGGGAGGCGTCCGTACGCAGCGACCTCGGCCTGCCCGGCCATCAGGAGCGGCTGATCTCCGCGATCGCGGACACCCGCGCGCCGTTCGTGGTGGTCCTGCTCAGCGGACGTCCACTGACGATGGAGGGCTGGCTGGACCGCACACCCGCCGTGCTCCAGGCGTGGCATCCGGGGCTCGAGGGCGGCAACGCCATCGCGGATGTGCTCTTCGGCACCGTGAACCCCGGTGGCAAGCTGCCCGTGACCTTCCCGCGCACGGTCGGGCAGATCCCCGTCTACTACAACCACGAGAACACCGGACGCCCTTACGACCGGGCCAACCACTACACCTCCAAGTACCTCGACCTGGCCCACGGACCGCAGTTCCCGTTCGGCCACGGCCTCAGCTACACCACCTTCGACATCGGCGAACCCCGGCTCAGCGTCAGCCGTATCCGGGCCGAGGCGCTGCGCAAGGGCGATACCGTCGAGGTCGCGGTGGCGGTGCGCAACACCGGGCGCCGCACGGGCGATGAGGTGGTGCAGCTGTACATCCGCGATCCGGTGGCGAGTATCGTGCAACCGGTGCGCAGGCTCAGTGGCTTCCGCCGGGTCAGCCTCGGCCCCGGCAAGGCCACCACGGTCCGGTTCCGGCTGAGCGCCGAGGAGCTGGGCTTCTGGACCCAGGACCCACATGGCCGGTTCCTGCTCCAGAAGGGCGAGATCCGGGTCTTCGCGGGCAACAGCCCCCTGGCCGGGCGGGGCCGCACCCTCACCATCACCTGA
- a CDS encoding TIGR03668 family PPOX class F420-dependent oxidoreductase yields the protein MPQLTSERARERFVRARLARLATIGAGDRPHLVPVVFALTGDTVVTAVDHKPKRTTRLKRLDNIRAHPAVCLLVDDYDENWDHLWWARADGTARVLPPADESAVSADYVRLLMDTYPVQYRDRPPRGPVVEITVGRWSGWRAG from the coding sequence ATGCCACAGCTGACGAGCGAGCGGGCGCGGGAGCGCTTCGTACGGGCCAGGCTGGCCCGGCTGGCCACCATCGGGGCCGGGGACCGCCCGCATCTGGTGCCGGTGGTCTTCGCGCTGACCGGCGACACGGTGGTGACGGCCGTCGACCACAAGCCGAAGCGGACGACACGGCTGAAGCGCCTGGACAACATCCGCGCCCACCCCGCCGTATGCCTCCTGGTGGACGACTACGACGAGAACTGGGACCACCTGTGGTGGGCGCGGGCCGACGGCACGGCCCGCGTCCTGCCACCGGCGGACGAGTCGGCGGTGTCCGCGGACTACGTCCGGCTGCTCATGGACACCTACCCGGTCCAGTACCGGGACCGGCCGCCGCGCGGGCCGGTCGTGGAGATCACCGTCGGACGGTGGAGCGGCTGGCGGGCCGGATGA
- a CDS encoding C39 family peptidase yields MPETPVSLIHPVPYYAQWESPDLVPDIIAGTRSAADDPRWQKSGAASPEEYAFWSWRLCGMACLRMALDHWRGSAPPAVTLAEECVEAGAYVRHPDRVEGLIYAPFAAYARRRWELFAESRPRLSAEELPGHLAAGRLAMLSVHPSLRTLDPRPPHRGGHLVLAVGATADHLLVHNPSGFPDGSQRFAEVPWGDLGRFYAGRGVLLGPGEPRS; encoded by the coding sequence ATGCCCGAGACTCCGGTTTCCCTCATCCACCCCGTGCCCTACTACGCCCAGTGGGAGTCGCCCGACCTGGTGCCCGACATCATCGCGGGCACCAGGTCGGCGGCCGACGATCCGCGGTGGCAGAAGTCCGGGGCCGCGAGCCCGGAGGAGTACGCGTTCTGGTCGTGGCGGCTGTGCGGGATGGCGTGTCTGCGCATGGCGCTGGACCACTGGCGCGGCAGCGCGCCACCCGCGGTCACGCTCGCCGAGGAGTGTGTCGAGGCGGGGGCGTATGTGCGCCACCCGGACCGGGTGGAGGGGCTCATCTACGCCCCGTTCGCCGCCTACGCGCGGCGGCGCTGGGAGCTGTTCGCCGAGTCCCGGCCACGGCTTTCGGCCGAGGAGCTGCCGGGACATCTCGCGGCCGGACGGCTGGCGATGCTCTCCGTCCACCCCTCCCTGCGCACCCTGGACCCGCGGCCACCGCACCGGGGCGGCCATCTGGTGCTGGCCGTCGGCGCCACCGCGGACCATCTCCTCGTGCACAATCCGTCGGGTTTCCCGGACGGCTCCCAGCGCTTCGCCGAGGTCCCCTGGGGCGACCTCGGGCGGTTCTACGCGGGGCGCGGTGTCCTGCTCGGGCCGGGCGAGCCCCGGTCGTAG
- a CDS encoding SDR family oxidoreductase, with translation MNSNPDRPPPVHAPELLKGQKALVTGANSGIGKATAIALGRSGADVVVNYASDRPAAEAVVAEIQSHGVRAYAHQTDVSQEDQVIDMVSTMVDRLGTIDILVANAGLQRDAPTVEMTLEAWQKVISVNLTGQFLCAREAIKEFLRRGVVPEVSRSAGKVICMSSVHQTIPWAGHVNYASSKGGVAMLAQTLAQEFAPHRIRVNAIAPGAIKTPINRSAWQTPEARASLLELIPYGRIGDPLDIANAAVVLASDLCDYMVGTTLYVDGGMTLFPGFATGG, from the coding sequence GTGAACAGCAATCCCGATCGTCCTCCCCCGGTGCATGCCCCGGAACTCCTCAAGGGGCAGAAGGCGCTGGTGACCGGGGCGAACTCGGGGATCGGAAAGGCCACCGCGATCGCCCTGGGGCGCTCCGGCGCCGATGTGGTGGTCAACTACGCCAGTGACCGGCCGGCCGCCGAGGCCGTCGTCGCCGAGATCCAGAGCCACGGTGTGCGGGCCTATGCCCATCAGACGGATGTCTCCCAGGAGGACCAGGTCATCGACATGGTGTCCACCATGGTCGACCGCCTGGGCACCATCGACATCCTCGTCGCCAACGCGGGGCTCCAGCGGGACGCGCCCACGGTCGAGATGACGCTCGAGGCGTGGCAGAAGGTCATCTCCGTCAATCTCACCGGCCAGTTCCTGTGCGCCCGGGAGGCCATCAAGGAGTTCCTGCGGCGCGGCGTGGTCCCGGAGGTGTCCCGGTCGGCCGGGAAGGTCATCTGCATGAGCTCGGTGCACCAGACGATCCCCTGGGCCGGCCATGTGAACTACGCGTCGTCCAAGGGCGGCGTGGCAATGCTGGCCCAGACCCTGGCCCAGGAGTTCGCACCCCACAGGATCCGGGTGAACGCGATCGCGCCGGGCGCCATCAAGACCCCGATCAACCGCAGCGCCTGGCAGACCCCCGAGGCGCGCGCCTCCCTCCTGGAACTCATCCCGTACGGCCGTATCGGCGACCCCCTGGACATCGCGAACGCCGCCGTCGTCCTGGCCTCCGACCTGTGCGACTACATGGTGGGGACCACCCTTTACGTCGACGGTGGCATGACCCTCTTCCCGGGTTTCGCCACGGGTGGCTGA
- a CDS encoding LLM class F420-dependent oxidoreductase, producing the protein MKFGVSTFVTDQGIRPAPLGRALEERGFDALFVAEHSHIPVERRTPYPGGGDLPEVYYRTLDPFVTLAAVATVTRRLLVGTGVALVVQRDPIITAKEVSSLDLISDGRAVFGVGAGWNREEMENHGTDPSTRGRLLDERLRAIRELWTKEKAEFHGEFVNFDPVFQWPKPVQQPHPPIYVGGGGDAAFRRIAAIGDAWLANSGSPEELRPQIERMREVAGREVPVTLYAMPEDAEVAEGYQRIGVERVLFYLPTMPEAKTLARLDSMAGIAARFR; encoded by the coding sequence GTGAAGTTCGGCGTATCCACGTTCGTCACCGACCAGGGCATCCGGCCCGCCCCCTTGGGGCGGGCCCTGGAGGAGCGCGGTTTCGACGCGCTCTTCGTCGCCGAGCACAGCCATATCCCGGTGGAGCGCCGTACCCCCTATCCGGGTGGCGGGGACCTGCCGGAGGTCTACTACCGCACCCTCGACCCATTCGTGACACTGGCCGCGGTCGCCACGGTCACCCGGCGTCTGCTGGTGGGCACCGGTGTCGCCCTGGTGGTGCAGCGGGACCCGATCATCACCGCGAAGGAAGTGTCCTCCCTCGACCTGATCTCGGACGGGCGGGCCGTCTTCGGGGTCGGCGCGGGCTGGAACCGCGAGGAGATGGAGAACCACGGCACCGATCCGTCCACCCGGGGCCGGCTGCTGGACGAGCGGCTGCGGGCCATCCGTGAGCTCTGGACGAAGGAGAAGGCCGAATTCCACGGGGAGTTCGTGAACTTCGACCCCGTCTTCCAGTGGCCCAAGCCGGTCCAGCAGCCGCATCCGCCCATCTATGTGGGCGGTGGCGGCGACGCCGCGTTCCGGCGGATCGCCGCCATCGGTGACGCCTGGCTGGCCAACAGCGGATCCCCCGAGGAGCTGCGCCCGCAGATCGAGCGGATGCGCGAGGTGGCGGGCCGCGAGGTGCCGGTGACGTTGTACGCGATGCCCGAGGACGCCGAGGTGGCCGAGGGGTATCAGCGCATCGGGGTGGAGCGGGTGCTGTTCTATCTGCCGACGATGCCGGAGGCGAAGACGCTCGCACGGCTGGACTCGATGGCCGGGATCGCCGCCCGGTTCCGGTGA
- a CDS encoding AEC family transporter, whose translation MGGVITGFGVIATIIVTGYVIGRRRSLGVHGREVLTKLSFDVASPALLFTTLSKADLSVVVSTPLLVTALSTFVVAGTFVAVGAVRRWSVGRTTIGALCASYVNAGNLGIPIAMYVLGDATLIAPVLLFQQLVMTPIALTVIDLSRPDTRPSLIRRLTSPFRNPIVIGSLSGVLVSAMGWRLPGPVVEPLSLLGGMAVPAVLLAFGISLPGSQLPGRGEERGPVLLSVALKSFAQPVVAWAIAAGVFRLSGPALFAAVVTSALPAAQNLFTYASRYQTATVLARESILLSTLLAPPVLMTVAALLG comes from the coding sequence GTGGGCGGTGTGATCACCGGCTTCGGTGTCATCGCGACCATCATCGTCACCGGCTATGTCATCGGGCGCCGCCGCTCCTTGGGCGTGCACGGCCGCGAGGTGCTCACCAAGCTCTCCTTCGACGTGGCCTCCCCCGCGCTGCTGTTCACCACGCTCTCCAAGGCCGACCTCTCCGTCGTCGTCTCCACACCGCTGCTGGTGACGGCCCTGTCCACCTTCGTGGTCGCGGGCACGTTCGTGGCCGTCGGCGCCGTACGGCGGTGGAGCGTCGGCCGGACGACGATCGGCGCGCTGTGCGCGAGCTATGTGAACGCGGGCAACCTCGGCATCCCCATCGCGATGTACGTCCTGGGGGACGCGACCCTGATCGCCCCGGTGCTGCTCTTCCAGCAGCTCGTCATGACCCCGATCGCCCTGACGGTCATCGACCTCTCCCGCCCCGATACGCGCCCCTCGCTGATCCGCAGGCTGACCAGCCCGTTCCGGAACCCCATCGTGATCGGCTCGCTGTCCGGTGTCCTGGTGTCCGCCATGGGCTGGCGGCTCCCCGGCCCCGTCGTGGAACCGCTCTCGCTGCTGGGCGGGATGGCCGTGCCCGCCGTGCTGCTGGCCTTCGGGATCTCGCTGCCGGGCAGTCAGCTCCCCGGGCGCGGCGAGGAGCGCGGGCCGGTGCTGCTGTCGGTGGCGCTGAAGTCCTTCGCCCAGCCGGTGGTGGCGTGGGCCATCGCGGCGGGTGTGTTCCGACTGAGCGGCCCGGCGCTGTTCGCCGCCGTCGTCACCTCCGCGCTACCGGCGGCTCAGAACCTGTTCACCTACGCCTCCCGGTATCAGACCGCCACCGTCCTGGCCCGTGAGTCGATCCTGCTGTCCACGCTGCTCGCGCCGCCGGTGCTGATGACGGTGGCCGCGCTGCTGGGCTGA